The region ACATGATTGGTCTTTCGTGTCACTGCCCTGGCGTCTGTTTTCACAGGACCCCTATACAGCAGCACCACTGCTGGGTCCCCGCTGCTACCTCAGGAACTCAAGTCGTGGTCCTGCATTCAATATGTGATGGCTGGACTTGCGGTGATGAAGGAGGTAGGTGCCGTCCCTTGTGGATTGGGAGGGGTATGGTCCAGAGAATGAAAACCTGCATCTCAGATCCTGCATTCCTTCCATCAGGTGCACTTGTCTCCACCAGCTCCCCCTCAGCTGGGCAGTTGTCGCTCTCGTTGGCCAGCAGGATATTTGGAGGGTGGTCATGGTACAACAGCCATGGAGCCCTGAGAGACAAGCCCACTAACTCACCACAAACGCTCTGCACTCAATCACCTGAGCACTTAGGTGTCTTTCTCCTGTGCCCTGTTTTGTTTCTATGCTTTCCCCTGTATTTAAAGCCCACAGGATGTCCAGTGATGCACATTTCATCTTGACATTCATGTCTCTGACGACAGAATATACCCTACCAGCCGTGAGGTCGTGCCCCACGCTGCATCTCCACACCTCGAGCCTTTACTCCTGACGCTTTCCTTCAGTTTGATGTTTACTTGTGCCAGTTTGTTGCTATGCTTCTCATGTTCATCATCACTATGGACAACAGAGAACCTCCCTCTCCACATTCACATCATGGTTATTTTTTCATGCTTTGTCATGTTGACAGCAAGGTAAGCGAGTCAGTGTGAGGACAGAGCTTCATGGTTCTCCAAACACCAGTGAGATAACTAATACAACTAGAACTGCACAATGCAGGAAAAgtcgattattattattattattattattattattattattattattattattattattataataaagttatacttattattattattattattattattattattattagtagtagtagtagtagtagtagtagtagtagtagtagtagtagtagtagtagtattagtaaaaGCAAAGCAAATTCCTCATACTCGCCAAGGCATTATGGGCTCTTTGGTTCCCACAATTGCTCCTTCAGGCTGTAGGGACATAATGATGTATACAAATCCTATTAATTCATACATACAAATTAAACACCCAGAATGTAATAGCAGTACATTTACAATAGCGACTGTATAACAACGACAGTCAGACTACAAAAAAAATAGCTGAAATGAGGATGATGGGTGTACTGAAACTTTAGACGTTGTGGGAAACTTGGgcgcattaaaaaaataaataaacaaagctGAATCTTCCGATAATATTTTAATGATTTCAATCAGATGTTCTGCATAGGCTTTTACAGCTTGAAAAGAAAAGAGACACAACGGAGCTTAGGAAGAGACAAAACGTTAAGGGGAAGGTACGGTGAACACAAACCTACACGACACCGTAAAAATTTCACAAATATTGGAATACAAGACTGGAACGCACAGAAACCTACTTGTAGGAAAACGGGGACACGCGCGTTCTGCTTATGTCATCGAGCGCTTGCCCTTCACCTAACAGACGGTGAACGCGCCTGACGGGGTTCTCACGGACACCGCGTGCTCATCGTCTGGGATACAGAACGTCCACAAACTCGGAGTTGGCTTTCTATAACGCAACGGAGGCGCCCGTTTAACTACAGCGTTTTATCGGATGTGACCTACTGACCGCTTATCCATAATCCTTATTCAGGTTCTGTAGTAAACGCCGATCAACATCCAGCATCAAGGTGAGTCATGAGCAGAACAGCCACGAAGCAACATTGTGCGATCCCATACACTCACAGCTAAACGATTCGTCTAATTTGTTTGCATCTGCTACTGCAGTCTTACGTTATTTTCCCGATCTGTCATTACATTAGAGTAGACCGCTCTCTACAAGATGCTTGCAGTTCCTTCCGAAATTGTGATAAGCGGGTGTTGTCTGAATTGCTCCATTTTTATTATTGCAGGATGTAGGCCTATGTAGGGATCTGAGAACAGTCTACCCGTCTTTAAGAATAAATGATTATACACAAGGCAGCTGTGCAAGCGGTTTACTGCATTAATCGAGTTTTTTTTATCCATGTAAATAATGTATTCTGCGTGTGTGCTGATAGGATGTCATGCATCCAAACAAGCCTCGAGCATTTCGTCTTGAATGTGGAATATTTGGAATGTGGAATATAACTGCTACTATATTTGGAATTATAACGCGTTTCTGGGTCACAGCACTATGGTTACACCATCTAGCGTGCAAGTATGTCTTTTCAGGTAACTGATCCAGCACACCTGAGATAGGAGACCAACTATGTCACTGTATCCATCGttagaagacatgaaagtggaTAAATTCATCCAGGTTTGTCTGATTTGGTTGATTCATTCAAGAAAATCAAAAAAGCAAAATACAACAATGCAACATTTTTCTTGTCACAGTGTAAAACCCGTAAATATTTGATCTTTTCTACAGGCACATACTGCCTCTACTGCCAGCCCATCTAAAGCACTGGCACTACCTGCACCTGAGCAGGGTCAGCCTAGCCCTGTCCTTTATGAGTCTCTACTGGAGGAGACAGGTAAGTGCTTTGGAGAATTTCCCTACAGTTTCCCTGAttattggggcagtcatggtctggtggtagggaattggtcttgtgactggagggttgtgggtttgattcccaggcctgaggccatgactgaggtgtccttgagcaaggcacctaaccccaactgctccccaggcgccgggctagggctgcccaccgctctgggcatgtgtgcaccagccccctagtaatcactagtgtgtgtgtgtgtgtgtgtgtgtgtgtgtgtgtgtgtgtgtgtgtgtgtgtgtgtgtgtgtgtgtgtgtgtgtgtgtgtgcatgtgtacaccacagccccctagctaactgcacagatgggtaaaatgcggaggacaaattttgattgcggtgtaaaattcacaattgacaaatatggcacataaaaaaaaacaataaacacaCCATGTGCATTAttatatgatgtgtgtgtgtgtgtgtgtgtgtgtgtccatgcaggTACCTCTGGGAGGTTGTACCCCGAGCTGAGTGAATTTATGGGCCTGAATCTCAACATAGACACTCTGAAAACCCTGTCCACTACAGTCCCTGAGTCAGCTAGTGGAGTAAGTTTATGTGcctatttctgtgtgtgtgatcaaaAGTGCAGGTGTGGGCAACGGAAGGACTTCTGTCTTTTCCGTGTGTTTTAGGATCTCAGTGTGGTCTCGCGGGGCACAAGCTGGGCAGCGGCCCCGATAACAGGCAGTGACCTGGGCATAAAGAAGGCGGAGATTCGGCAGGGCGTCAGAGAGGTGGTGCTCTGCAAAGACATGGACGGCAAGATCGGCCTCCGCCTTAAAGCTATAGACAACGTAAGAGGAACCCGTGTAAACATTTGCTAGCCCACAGCCCAGTGTTTTCTGGGCACTGTGCTCAAGGTTTAGTGCATAGATTTTGGAGCATTGCTGTTTTGTCTGACATGACTCCCCTGCTCCAGTAACACAGAAATAGTATTACAATAAATGCAGATCACTATTGGTTTCATTGCATGGACATAATAATCAGAAACCTGAAGGTTCCTGTGCACATTACAGAATGTAATTTGGTATATGCAGAGGATCCTGAAATTATTAATCTGGTTTGAATCAACATTTATTATTATCTCACAACCCTTAAAAGTAATCCAGTTACAAGGCGTGTACGAAAACACACTGGTGGCGTCCGTGCGTGTTTCAGGGAGTGTTTGTGCAGCTGGTGCAGGCCAACACCGCGGCTGCACTGGGAGGTCTTCGCTTCGGCGATCAGATCCTGCAGATCAACGGCGATTCTTGCGCCGGATGGACGAGCGACCGCGCGCACAAGATGCTGAAGCTCGCCAACCCCGAGAGGATCATGCTGGCCGTCCGGGACAGGTACTTCAtgcaacacattcaccccagaAATGCTTTGACCAGCGTGTCCTGCACGCAAAATACactaatatttttttaatgagcaTGCAACTACCCCAGCTGAATTATTCATAAAGCTACCAGGAACGGGAGGGCGTGTTGTAAATAGATGTATATAACCTTCCTCTAGTGTTAGGGTTGTGACCAGTCTGTTTGTAGGTTTTGTAAGTACTACATAAATTTAATTATTGCATCAAGACATTTTGACTTTGTCAGGAACTTGGATTtagacaaaaaaataataattacttaATTATAAAATGCTGCTGTTAAAACGATGacctttctgttgttagagtcAGTTTCAACCTAGCTAATATTagaaaacaataataattgcCAAAACTGAAATCATAAACACACTATATACCAACAGCCCACTGCCAACTCTTCCTCCAACCATTTGATCTTCAGTTAGGGGTTTCCATCTTTGCCTTTTTCACAAAACAAGGAAAGGCAGACATTTAGAGTTGCATATGTTGTGTATACTGTCAAAAGAAATGCCCAGGGGGCCACAACAAAAATATTACAACCAATACTTTCATGGATAAGGAATCCCAACAATGTAACCAAGAGGTAAGAAACAACATGCATGataaataatttgtttttagtcGTATTTAATGGCTATTTGAGTAACACAGGTCAAAACCAAGCCATTAACATAAAATATAGTAATAGGAAGCTAACACAAGAGGAAGGTTAAGAATAGCTTAGCATGTATAAAGTTTTCAGTCTTGATATCAAGATATTTTGGGAGGTATTTGATAACCCCAATTTGGCTGCAGGGACCTGACCTCACTCTGGGGGCTGTGATTTGTCTCCCTTTGCAGGCCACTGGAGCGCACCATCACTTTGCACAAGGATATGAACGGCCAGCTGGGCTTCATCTTCAAGAAGGGCAGGATCAGCTCCATAGTGAAGGACAGCTCTGCCGCTCGCAATGGACTCCTCACTGACCACCAGATCTGTGAGGTCAACGGGCAGAATGTTATTGGGCTGAAGGTAGATGggtctcgctctttctctctctattccttatttttgcatgtgttattttttctttttttataagTAGTATGATGGATTTATGGGTTAAAATTGAGTTATTATTATATCGAGGTCATTCAGAACCGTGGATTTATATTCAGTGTCTTTGTGGAGTATACTGGCAAACTGTTTCtgagtgcatatgtgtgtatggcTGTGAAATGCAGTTTTATTTAATGACAAAAGATATTACAAATATTAAATCAAAAGCAGATATCTCTAATCCTCCTACTGCAGAGGAACCTTCCTGCAGAGTTTAGCTGCAGATCAAGGGTATTACACCTGATTTCACCAGTTAAATAACTGTAAAGACAATTACCTGGAATTACCTCCAATGTGTTTGGTTTGGCATAGAGCCAAACTCTTCAGAAACATACAGTAGCTCTACAGGAGCAGCACTGAAAACCCTGATTatttcatatttcattaaaaaGCTTTAATGTTTCATTATATTGATTTTCTATAATATAACTACACAATGAATGACACTCACACTAactttctctcttccttcctttctctctcacactttcTTCAGGACTCTCAAGTGTTAGACATCCTCAATTCCAGTGGGAATGTCGTAACTGTGACAGTGATGCCAGTGGTAATATTTGAGCATATGATGAAAAGGTAAAGAAACCTATTGCTGGTCAGGGGCTTTGTTTGGTCCACATGTGCCCCACTGTCCTGAACTAATCCTTTAGCGTTTGCTGTACCTCTTCTCTCGGCAGGATGTCCAACAGCATTGTGAAGTCGCTAATGGATCACTCCATTCCCGAGGTGTGATGAGGACCTACACCCAGCTCGACGCAGGCTCGTGTATTGTGTGCAGCGCTTCAGTTTATGGGGGATTGATGTTATGCACACTTACACAGTATAAtggaacagagggagagagagatagcgaAAGAAagctgttttctttttctttccagCGTTCTCTTCCATTATTCATTATTTCCTTTATGTAGGATGCGCAGTGTTTATTTGATGTCTCATCATTCTCAAATCTCAGATGATGCCcacgctgaaaaaaattaactgagAAAGACTGAATGGAAGAAAGCCTTTATTTGTACATAGCAATGCTAAGCTGCAGTGTGTTGACCCAAGGCATTTAGTGATCAACCTtgctatatgcaaataaaccTGCTTTCATAGCTAAACAGCACTTGACCGTTCTGTTATAAGGACCCAATGTAGTCTCCACTCCTCCGTGGTTTGGCGTGTGGTTTGGAATCATAAATAAATTCCATTCACAAGTATATATTACAAACATTAAAAAAAGGTCAAAACATAATAATGCAGGTTAATGCACATTCTAAAAGCCATTGTATAACTATGCAGAGCTGCAAACGCATTAAAGCAACTCCCTGCAGCAATATGTGATATACATTATTAAGAAATATACTAAGGCACGTTCACCGGAACAGCATGTAAATGTGGTAGCCTGCAGTCAGGCTTGAGCTGTATAGTTGCCGGACCTGTCGATCTATCAGCCAGATGTGACACCTCAGCAAGACGACAGCTGTCTTCCTGCGTACACGCACTGCTGGTGAAAACCACACGCACGCGATTACACCAAGAGTAGTTTGATGGCCTTTACATTGGCTACTGTTGATTTTAAGTAAGAGAGGTTGGTTCAGTGAGGGCATCTTAATCCAGGGGAGAACCGGCAtctctttttttccccttgtCTAAAATAAGATTGACAAATTAGTTTGTCTATCTTCTTAATTCACTGATTCAAAAATATATTGGCCCACTGCCATTTTAAGTGTCTTTAGGTTAAGACACCTGATCAGAGGACAACCATAATAACTACAATCTTGAATCCAAACACTAGCCTACATGTTGTCCACACCACAATGTTCGAAAGTTATGTCAGCATGTTTTTATCTCCAACCTAAATAAATCACAAAAGTGTTTAAGTGttattttgttattgttgttgttgtgtgtatgtgtgtgcatgtgaatttAGTCAAAACCATATCACTAaaccagtgttcagtgttcccCTTTTCACCACGTAGAACTCGTGAAAAGCATGACTGAAAAGCTCGGAATCAGATGTCATTGATTAGGGGGCATACAAAAATGTGCTACTAGATGTTGTCGTCTAGAGATCGCTGAATCCAGGATCTCGCGAGAAAACGTTTCGCTACGCTCACGTTTGCCACGTTCCGCACGTCCTGTCGCAAAGCGGAATCGGGGAAGCGCGGATCGATGCGATTCAGGAATCGAGGAGCCGGCAAAAGCTGATTGGCTACAGCGCTCAAGACCCCCTGTAATCCTTCCGTCGAGGAGTAGGGATTGGGTGAAGTTTTGTGTCGGTTTCATGCGGTATTTCTCCAACAACAAAGTTTGCAAACGTTACAGCTTTTGCATGAAACTCTTCTGATATTTAGCACAGGAATTGGGGAGTTTAGAATAAAGAGCAACTTGTCCCTCATCCTGCCTCTGTTGTCATGGCCCATAAGAAATCCGCACGCAATCATTCAAAAAAAGGTAACCACTTCTGTTTAATAGCTATCACTACTAAAGTGCGATGAGATGAGATGGTGCACCGACCCTGTTGTGATCGTAGATATATTAACCTATCTAAAATCGTCAGGACAACAGTAGCTAGCTAACAGTTTTGTATTTGAATCCAGTTATACCGTAGACTTCGCTACGTGATGGTACAGTACAGCTAACTAGAGAGCTAAGACAGCTATGTGGCTAGCCATTGTACGTGCCTTATAACTTTACAAGCTGGCAAACATAGAAAGTGGTCTGAATTTGCCAAGATACTCTAACACGTTAGACCTGCTTTGCACATTAGGTATCGGCTATCATCCGCCTGGTCTAAATGGATTACAAACAGTCTGTCAGTCAACCGATGTATGCGCGTCTATCCACCTCGACCATCTAATGCATTGGTTCCCATTTCGGTAGCACTGGTGTGTTGTGGATATGGCCAGACTACCTCACTTCATTCATGTGGTCAGTGTGGCAGAATTAGTCATGATAACCCGAGTCCCTGTGTCTTATCACGGCCTCTTTAGCTCTTCCTACATAGCCACACAGTTATCTAGCCTATTTGGGTCACACATGTTTATTGTCGTTAAACTACATGTTTACATAAAAGTATAAACTGCGTGTGGTCATgtaaacatttcacacacaattCTATATTACTGTACCGTAAGATTATTATCTAACATTCACGGAAAGAATAATAAAAGCCTGTTGAATCCGTGTTAAAACGTGAAGAGATGTGAAGATGTTCTAGTATTTACCAAAGACTATTTTGATGTCTGTAATAGCATGACAGCTTTTTCATATTCTGAGACCATCCATGAAGTGAGTGAAAAGGTGGTAAGTTTGTATATGACAACTATTCATATGTTTACCCTGCATTTCTGTAACTCACTGATTGCTAGACATACATAGCAAATACATTTTGCCTGCAAAATTTGCTCAAGTCTCGTGCTcgagcgtgtgtgtatgagtgtgtgtgtgcgcgcgtgcccGCGTGCATGCATGCGTAAATGTGGGAGACTTGTCACTGATGGTCGTATCCATATGAGGCCCATTAGAGTGTGTAGTCACCCCAGCACTAAAAATACCCAGCAGGCAAAGTATGTATCCTGTTGCAGCTGAGCCAGCAAGCACTGTTTCATATGAGCAAAAACAGGACTGGCTTTTTCCCTTGCAGTTTCCTTCGGGAGTGCTAGTCTAGAAACCAAGAGGAATGGGAGAAACTAAAGCAGATGGGACGAAAATGGCAAATTTAACAGGTAGACGGATATCTGAGGAGCGCAAAAAGAAAAGCTGACATGTCTGGAGTGGCGTGAGTGAAGAGCTGCGGACAGCCCGGGCTGGTGCGGTGAAAGTTGCATGTGCGTGTCCCTGCTTTGGGCTGTCCTTTAGCTACACAGTGCAACTTTGGTTTACATGAGTTACAGTGGCTTGAGCGGAAACTGCTTCTCAGCAAAACGGTGTGTCTGTGTCCGTGTGGCTGTGCATGTTTGACACAGGTAAGGCCCAGTTCCCTGACGGTGTGTCACTGAGTTGGAGAGTCGATACAGCAGTGCGCTCTCTCTCCATCGTGCTGTTGCCCTTAAACATAGACCCTTTTATTTATAGTGAGATGACATTGGGCTCAGGCATGGTGACGTGTTTTCTTTTTGGGTCGTAACAAGTTATGGCACGACACCACCGCTTTTACCTCGCTGTTGTTGATGATTCTTCTAACGTGATTTCGTGAATGTCTGGTTTTTGGGGACTTGGTTTGTTGCTTGGCCGTATTATGGTGCGTTTTTCTAGGACAACCCACTGTCCCATTGTCCTTCCCCTGACCCTCTCCTGCTGTCAGAGCAGCAGAAATTTGCACTCAAAGTGATTTAACACATTTCTGTGTATACATATCTAtatctgcatgtgtgttcatTCTTGTGGTGcctggaggtgggggggggggggtgagtttgTGTCTTTGAGCGTGGGGTTTGTACACAGGTGTCCTTGTCAGCAAATATAATACTATCTGTTACATGATCCTGATGTTATTTTGTAGCCTCTGTTCCCTCCATCTTACTCTATTTCACCTGTGCAGCCACTCACAGTCTAAACATATTCTCCAACCACTTCTAAACATATTCCCCAACCCTTTCTAAACATGCTCCCTAATCCCTTCTGGACATTTAAACCTAACCCCCTCTAGACGTTTACTTTACTCCTTGTAAACATATTCCCCAACCCCTTCTAGACATTTACTGTAACCTCTTCCCCTATTCCCAATCGATACTTTAGCCCCAAGCTGTATCCCAATCAAAATGCCTAAAATGCAAGGTTCTTTCACAGAGTAGTTCATTGCAATTTATTTAGGAAATAAATTAATATATGATTATTATTCATTTATAGGGAAAAAAGTATGCAtactgtgtgtttctgtttttctaCCCATCTTTTTATCTTTTCAGAGAGCCAAGCTGTGCCTCCTGTAAGTAAAGGCAGTAAGAAAGCTGAGGGCAACTCTATCTTCAGCTGGATCTTTGTCCTTGCCCTGTTGGGTGTTTGGATGTCTGTGGCAGTAGTCTGGTTTGACCTGGTTGAATACAACAGTGTTGTAGGTATGCCTTTGCTTCATCAGTACGAGTGCCTGTGTAACGCAGTGAAGAATCATACAAATGTCCTTTATATGCCAGGTTCTCTCGGAGGAGTCTATGACGCTGATGGTGATGGCGACTTTGATGTGGAAGATGCCAAAGTTCtcttgggtgagtgtgtgtttgcgtgtttgtgtgtgtgtgtgtgtgtgtgtgtgtgtatgtatgggtgcACTCCTGCAGTTTGTTTCCTGCATGACTGACTGAGGTTGTTGATTCCTACATCTTTGTTGTAAATGGCTATCAGTAAGGGAATATTATGGGATGTATGCTATGCGTGGATGTTGAAGAGGGTGCTGGATAATTATCTGATAATTACCTGATACTACAGGTCAGAGGTGTTCATTACAGTCCTCAGACTGATTATCTAGATCAGGTCTATTTGTGAGATGACCTGCTCTGGCTAATGACCATGAAGGACTGGACTGAAAACGTCTGTTAGACATGAACTAATCCCCAGTACGTGAACTAATGAGGCTTCCATTGATTTGCTGGCTGCCTTTCTGTGAAATGTCTTTCTCTTTTATTTCAAATGGAACTCATTCCTTTTACTCACCTCAGAAAATGATTCTTCTTACTGTAGAATGTGAGCATTGGTGCCGCCTTTGCTAGAAACATGGTTTGTGGTTCCAACTATATTTGCCAAGTTTATctgccaacaacagctgctattattattattatagacaaaaataatgtgaaaaacaaaaacatttaagtTTATGATAACAAATGTCAACTTAAAATAACACAGCATTGTGTTATCTTATTTTATcttatgtttttaaaataaactgaACCTATAAAGTGCTCGACAAAAGTGTAGGCCAGCGCAAACACTGTTGTTGAGCCCGTTTCTTTGGAACACTATTACAGAGCGGAGCCGCTACTGCTAGTACGTCAGCTGCATATGGATCACACAGTGTGCCTCAGCTGAGCTGAGCCAAACTACACAAAGGGCTGTAACACTCTAGGATTCAGCAACATTAGAGCTCCGGTTGTTAGCAGGTAGATTTTGTAGTTGGTGTGGAATTGATGAATAGGAACCCAGTGTAAACTGACTAAGATTAATGGGCTTTGATACAGGGTTCTGCATTctgacatggctgaaccaaaCCAGCAACCCTTCAGAATTTAGAAGGACTTTCCTGTTCATACAAATGCAGCTCTAGTCTTCCTGTTTGTTGTGTGGAGGCTAgttaaatgaataaatgaaactGATATTCATCAGTAAAATGAAAGCCAGCATTATATTTGTGAATGACCTACCTAAGGCagtatttctgtgtgtgagtcagagagagagagagagagagagagagagagagagagagagagagagagagagagagagagagagagagagagagagaattggaAGAACAATAAGTGGCCTAAAGAAGAAGATATCCTGTTGCAAAATGTTTGGGTTACCACATAAACAAACTAGTAGGTTTCCATGATAACTGACCCTGATAACTAAGTGTGATAAGTATCTTGAACTCAAAAGGGGATAAAGATATGTGAATAGCCATGCTGTGCCTCTAACTGAAGTAAGCAACCATTCATTAACATGTTCAGTGCAGTGATGTACCAGCAAAAATTAAGAAAAGTGGCTCAGAATTGTTAGTCAGCACGTGCACCAGTGCATCAGTATTCAGTGTTCAGCCACTGACTTCACTGTGAGTGAAGAACAGAAGCCAACTGAGACTGCAGAGCTTCATGGCCCCTGATTTATGATGGGCTACACAAGGAAAGAAAGTAGACCATGCAGTTCAGTGCAAAAACCATGGACACAAACTGTTTCAGGAATCAAGATGTGTTTCAGTAAAACCCAGATTTCAAGTTTCAGTGTTTTCCTCATTTTGCatttcagctctctctctcctttcaacCTTTCTTTCTACCTTTCTCACACTCTTTTCTGCTCTTTCTCTGCCACATAGGCTTGCCTGGCTGTCGCTCTGTGCGCAAAACAAGCGATGATGCTTTAGCAGATGAGAGCTCTGATTGGTTAGAAAGCTCCCTGGCACTTCTCTTTGATGCGCTGTTTCCGTGCGAGGCCGGAGAGGTCGGAGGGCGTGTTGCGGAGGAGGCGGAGAGGGTGGCTGGTATGTTACGAAGTTAGAGGGCATAAGCCCTGTAACTCGACCCGTGGCTCTGCAGGCCGCTGTATGGCTGGAGACCCGTCTGCTTCGAGGCCGCTGTCTCTGCCGTTGACGGTTTAGCGAATGTGCTCGCCCTGTGAAGACTGCACGTGTGCTTGCCTTGTGAAAGAGTCAAAGAAAATTAGGAGATTTGCACAGAACTGTTGTCATTAGTGAATGTGTAAAGGACTTTTAAATGCAGTTAGTGTGCATGTTCCTAAAGAGTGTTGCCATGGACCTCCTTGTTTGTCATCTGTtgggttgtttttgtttgtttttttaactcGCATCTTACTGTTGATGAGATTGCATGGAAAATTCCAGATTGTTAAAAtagtttattgtgtgtgtgtgtgtgtgtgtgtgtgtgtgtgtgggcagagtGACTgaagttttttttgcagagtcAGTGCAATTTGACCTATATATTCTTGCTCAATTTGATGCGGTGTTAACCTGAGCTAACTGGAACGTATTTGGAGTGGAACATATGAGTGCCGTAGTCagtctgtttgtttttttt is a window of Brachyhypopomus gauderio isolate BG-103 chromosome 14, BGAUD_0.2, whole genome shotgun sequence DNA encoding:
- the sdcbp gene encoding syntenin-1: MSLYPSLEDMKVDKFIQAHTASTASPSKALALPAPEQGQPSPVLYESLLEETGTSGRLYPELSEFMGLNLNIDTLKTLSTTVPESASGDLSVVSRGTSWAAAPITGSDLGIKKAEIRQGVREVVLCKDMDGKIGLRLKAIDNGVFVQLVQANTAAALGGLRFGDQILQINGDSCAGWTSDRAHKMLKLANPERIMLAVRDRPLERTITLHKDMNGQLGFIFKKGRISSIVKDSSAARNGLLTDHQICEVNGQNVIGLKDSQVLDILNSSGNVVTVTVMPVVIFEHMMKRMSNSIVKSLMDHSIPEV